A region of the Pseudomonas anguilliseptica genome:
ACTTAAGGATGCCAGCGATGAACAGCGCTACCGGGGCCGCCAGCAGCACAGCCTACCGCTCCTCGATCAGCTCAAGACCTGGCTGGAGAAAACCCAGCCGCAGGTCACGGCGCAGAATGCCCTGGGCAAAGCAGTGAACTACCTGGCGAGCAACTGGAGCCGACTCGAACGCTACATCGAGGCTGGCCACCTGCCGATCGATAACAACGCTGCCGAGCGCGCGATCCGGCCCTTCGTCATAGGTCGCAAGAACTGGCTGTTCAGCGACACGCCGAAAGGCGCGACCGCCAGCGCCCAACTCTACAGCCTGGTGGAAACCGCCAAGACCAATGGCCAGGAGCCCTACGCCTGGTTGCGCCATGTCCTCGAACGCCTGCCGCTGGCCAACAGCGTTGAAGCCTACGAAGCGCTGCTGCCTTGGAACTGCCAACCAACGACGCCACTGTAAAACGCAAAACCTCTCCAGAGGGAGGTGGGGTCTATGGAGCGCTTACGGACAGTCCGGTGATCCACTGCGATGAAACCCGCGTGCAGGTGCTAAAGGAGCCTGGGCGCGATCCGAGCAGCCACTCCTGGATGTGGGTGCAGACCGGTGGCCCGCCTGGCAAACCGGTGATCCTCTTCGACTACACAACCAGCCGCGCGCAGGAGGTGCCGCTGCGCCTGCTCGACGGTTATCGCGGCTACCTGATGACCGTCGATTACGCCGGCTACAACGCCGTGGCCGCACAACAAGGTGTTGAACGCCTGGCCTGCTGGGCGCATGCGCGGCGCAAGTTCGTCGAAGCGCAAAAGGTGCAACCGAAGGGCAAAACCGGGCGTGCCGACATCGCGTTGGGGATGATCAACAAGCTCTACGGCATCGAGCGCGAACTTAAGGATGCCAGCGATGAACAGCGCTACCGGGGCCGCCAGCAGCACAGCCTACCGCTCCTCGATCAGCTCAAGACCTGGCTGGAGAAAACCCAGCCGCAGGTCACGGCGCAGAATGCCCTGGGCAAAGCAGTGAACTACCTGGCGAGCAACTGGAGCCGACTCGAACGCTACATCGAGGCTGGCCACCTGCCGATCGATAACAACGCTGCCGAGCGCGCGATCCGGCCCTTCGTCATAGGTCGCAAGAACTGGCTGTTCAGCGACACGCCGAAAGGCGCGACCGCCAGCGCCCAACTCTACAGCCTGGTGGAAACCGCCAAGACCAATGGCCAGGAGCCCTACGCCTGGCTGCGCCATGTCCTCGAACGCCTGCCGCTGGCCAACAGCGTTGAAGCCTACGAAGCGCTGCTGCCTTGGAACTGCCAACCAACGACGCCACTGTAAAACGCAAAACCTCTCCAGAGGGAGGTGGGGTCTATGGAGCGCTTACGCAAGAACTGGCTGTTCAGCGACACGCCGAAAGGCGCGACCGCCAGCGCCCAACTCTACAGCCTGGTGGAAACCGCCAAGACCAATGGCCAGGAGCCCTACGCCTGGCTGCGCCATGTCCTCGAACGCCTGCCGCTGGCCAACAGCGTTGAAGCCTACGAAGCGCTGCTGCCTTGGAACTGCCAACCAACGACGCCACTGTAAAACGCAAAACCTCTCCAGAGGGAGGTGGGGTCTATGGAGCGTTTACGAACAGTTCACGCAGGCGGCGCAGTTGGCGCGTTGGCTGGCGCTGTGGATGCCTCTTTATGCTCTGCGTATGCTTGGCACCAGCATCCTGACCTCACAAGGTAGGCTGGCCCTACGCATCAGCATTGAATGCACAGGGCTTGCAGCCATGCTGGCGCTGGCCGCTTGGTTTATTCCGCAATGGGGAGCGATCGGTGCTGTGGCAATGGCCCTGGGTACCGAGGCGCTGCTTGCCACGCTTGCTTGGGCAGCAGTGGCTTGGGTTCAGCGCCGATAGAACACGCTGGCTTTCATGAATCGGCGGCTGTCGTGCCGCTTGCGCAAGTAGCGCCACAGGGACAAAGGTACTCGCAATACGCCAAGTAGCAACGCGCATGTCACGGGGACAGGGCTTTCTTTGTGCAAGCGCTGGGCCCATGACCACGCCGCGTATATCTTTCCATGCATCAAGTTGGCGACCAGCACTTGTTCGAAGAAGCGAGCGACGGCGGCTTGCTGCGCAGTCCTGCAGACACCGCCTGCGGCCGCGTACTTCAGCGCCTGCCAGAAGTTCTCGTGAACCAGGCCACGCATCGCGGTGCGCATTGAGGTGCTTGAGTTCCAGCGATAGGCGACGAATGGGGCGTGTAAATAGCCTATCTTTCCGGCCATGGCTAGCCGGATAAGGAGCATGTAGTCGATATAAGGTACTGGGACTTCCAGCAATCGCGCTTTGTATGTGGCCCGGTACAGGATGCTGCTGTGACAGAGGAAATTTCCTCGGCCGACAAGGTCATCCAATCCGATGTCTTTTTTCGGGTAGTCCGTGAAGAGGCCCAGCGGATTGCCATCGTCGGAAATAACCAGCGCATTGCATGCCACAGCCGGCATCAGTGGATACTTGTCCAACATCGCGAGTTGTTCATTCAGTTTGCCTGGAAGCCAGTAATCGTCACCATCTAGGTGAGCGATATATCGACCCTTGGCAAGTGCAATCAAATTGCTCAAATTGCCGCTGGGGCCGAGATTCTTCTCGTTGAATACCGGTGTCACGATGCCTTGCCAAGTCCTTGCATATGTTGAAACGATTTCTCGCGTTCCGTCCGTTGAACCGTCGTCGCCAACCAAGACTTCGATTTCACCTGGGGATAGCTGTGCCACGACGCTTTCCAAGCATCTAGCAATGTATCGCTCATGGTTGTAGGTGGATATGCAGATGCTGACGAGTGGGCTGGTCATGAACAGTTCCTCAGTAAGGCCACAGCAGCGCTCAATTGTGGGGGCAGTTTGTGGCCATACGGTGTGTCTGTGTCTGTGTCTGGGCAGCGGTGTTATTCACGGCGTGCTTCGTTGGATTCGGTGAATAGCAAACGCTCCAGCAGCTGCATAGATGCCGCATTTGAAAGGTGCGTAGCGTAAAAACTCCTAGCTGACTCGGCCAAGCGGATGCGTTCTAGGGGCGCGTCTGCCAGAAAGGCTATGGCGTCAGCCAAGGCGGATGGGTTGTTCACTGGTACGCCGAGGAAGGGAGGGGTGAGGGACGATCCGGCAGCCGACTGAAGCCAATCCGTATTGCCTGTTATGATCGCCCGGCCAATTGATGAATATGAATAAATTTTGTAGGGGCATACCCGTTGGGTTTTGTCAGTATCGCCAAAAACTCCCAGACAAATGTCTGAAGCTTTGATTTCGCTGGCCAACTCCTCCGCAGAGTACCATCTTCGCTGCCAAGTCACATTCACAAGATCTGCAATTGCCGCCTGAAGTAATGGCGCATCGGCACCATCGCCTATGATTTGAAACTCAACATCCTGTCGCGAAGCCAGCCGGCGAGCAGCTTCAATTATCGTGCATATTCCGTGCAATGGAACCAGTGTTCCGATGAATAGCACGCGACAACGTTCCCCTGATGGTGAGTAAGGCGTGGGTATATAGTCAATTTCGTTGGTAGCTAATGGTAGTGCAAAAAAATGTGCAGGAGGAAGATTAAATAATCTTGAATAAAACTGGGCGTTCTGCGAGGTGTCAACCAAGACGATGTCTGCCTTGATGAAGGCATGCCGCTCTAATTTGTATAAAAGCCGAGGCAGTAGTGCATTGGGCGACCACAGTTTTCGATCATTAACTACCGTGTCGTACAGAGAAATGAAACCATCCACGATGATACGACGTGGGCGATGCGGCAACAGGTATGCGAGCAATGTGACCAATGGTGCAGGGTAAGGAATATATATAATATTGCAGTGCGGCATGCATCCAATGGCCCATGCCACCTGCAGGTGGGAGGTGATCGCCCGCCACAATGTTTTTATCGGTGAACGTGTACTTTTCCATCCCCCGGTGGTAGTCGACCACATTGGGAAATTTACTTCACGTGTATCAAGCCGGCTTCGCAACTGGCATACCCGATATAGCGTGTTAGGGTAGGCATCGGTTGATTGATGAACACCAGCCACCAGTAGCGTGGAAGAGTTAGATTTTTTCAAGTGGGCCGCTCCTGCCAATTAATCCGTGCCATAACCCTCGTGTGAAGGCGCAAATTTTGGAAGTTTTATCAGATTCGATAAAAGCTATTGCAAGTCCTTCGCCGATCAACCGGAATATCTGGCGGGTTGCCCAGCATGGGTATGCGGTGCCGTACTGTCTTATGGTAAGAATTGTATTGCGTGCTAGGTAATAGCGTCGAGTTGCTTGATGTTGCAGGGACAATGTCAGACCGAAAAGGCAGGCGCCTGCGTTCCCCATACGGTGACGCATAAATGGCTGCACGGTCATTAATATTTCGGCGCCATGGCGATGTGCGCGCAAGCAAAATTCGTGGTCTACCGAGTCAATGAAATAGTCTTCTCGAAAACCGCCGATCTCACGGGCGAAACATGCGGGCATGAATGTGCCCGAAGTGATGAGGGTCTGGCGTGCCCAGGCTTCTGTTGCCTTATGCGGTGCGCGGTGTACAACTTTGGTATCACCGTCGTGTAGATAGTTGCATCCAACCAGAACCGGGGTTGGTGTCTGGCGTGCCGAAATGGAAACCATATTTTCCAGATAGCCTGGAAGAATTTCGGAATCCTGATCAAAGGTGGCGACCCATTCGTAGCCTTTTTCAATGGCGAGATCAATCCCCTTATTCAAGGCAGTTGCTATTCCGAGGTTACGACC
Encoded here:
- a CDS encoding polysaccharide biosynthesis C-terminal domain-containing protein gives rise to the protein MARWLALWMPLYALRMLGTSILTSQGRLALRISIECTGLAAMLALAAWFIPQWGAIGAVAMALGTEALLATLAWAAVAWVQRR
- a CDS encoding glycosyltransferase, coding for MTSPLVSICISTYNHERYIARCLESVVAQLSPGEIEVLVGDDGSTDGTREIVSTYARTWQGIVTPVFNEKNLGPSGNLSNLIALAKGRYIAHLDGDDYWLPGKLNEQLAMLDKYPLMPAVACNALVISDDGNPLGLFTDYPKKDIGLDDLVGRGNFLCHSSILYRATYKARLLEVPVPYIDYMLLIRLAMAGKIGYLHAPFVAYRWNSSTSMRTAMRGLVHENFWQALKYAAAGGVCRTAQQAAVARFFEQVLVANLMHGKIYAAWSWAQRLHKESPVPVTCALLLGVLRVPLSLWRYLRKRHDSRRFMKASVFYRR
- a CDS encoding glycosyltransferase; amino-acid sequence: MKKSNSSTLLVAGVHQSTDAYPNTLYRVCQLRSRLDTREVNFPMWSTTTGGWKSTRSPIKTLWRAITSHLQVAWAIGCMPHCNIIYIPYPAPLVTLLAYLLPHRPRRIIVDGFISLYDTVVNDRKLWSPNALLPRLLYKLERHAFIKADIVLVDTSQNAQFYSRLFNLPPAHFFALPLATNEIDYIPTPYSPSGERCRVLFIGTLVPLHGICTIIEAARRLASRQDVEFQIIGDGADAPLLQAAIADLVNVTWQRRWYSAEELASEIKASDICLGVFGDTDKTQRVCPYKIYSYSSIGRAIITGNTDWLQSAAGSSLTPPFLGVPVNNPSALADAIAFLADAPLERIRLAESARSFYATHLSNAASMQLLERLLFTESNEARRE
- a CDS encoding glycosyltransferase, with translation MKKKIKVPTPTNSGACAIVVLFHPDAAFGWRLHKILTQFSSVILVDNTPKGAALTNLPSSVRVLQNGRNLGIATALNKGIDLAIEKGYEWVATFDQDSEILPGYLENMVSISARQTPTPVLVGCNYLHDGDTKVVHRAPHKATEAWARQTLITSGTFMPACFAREIGGFREDYFIDSVDHEFCLRAHRHGAEILMTVQPFMRHRMGNAGACLFGLTLSLQHQATRRYYLARNTILTIRQYGTAYPCWATRQIFRLIGEGLAIAFIESDKTSKICAFTRGLWHGLIGRSGPLEKI